The region CTGGCGATCGACAACGAGGGGAACGACGCGGCCCGGTGGCTCGCGAAAAAAGGCATTACGGCGTTTGTGTTAAAGTACCGGACGGCGCACATCGACACCGACGATCCGTTTGCGGACATGATGGCGGGCCTTAACGGACCGCGGCAGGCCGCCTGGCACGCAGAAAACGAAGCGACCATTCCACTGTCAATTGCCGACGGGCGGGCCGCCCTCGCCTACGTCCGGCAACACGCGGCTGACTTCGGCGTCGATCCCGACCGGGTGGGCATCCTGGGCTTTTCGGCCGGGGGGACGGTGACCGCGGCGGCAGCGTTTGACTACACGGCCGCCAACCGACCGGCGTTTGTGGCCCCGGTGTACGCCTACATGCCCGACTCGTTGCAAGGGTCTGTCGGGTCCGATACCCCGCCCCTGTTTGTGGTCTGCGCTTCGGACGATCAGCTGCACTTGGCTCCGCACAGTGTAAGTCTGTACAGCAAGTGGCTGGCCGCCGAACGCCCCGCCGAACTGCACATGTACGCCAAAGGCGGTCACGGGTTCGGGATGAACACGCAACACCTGCCTTCGGATCACTGGATCGAGCGCTTTGCGGAGTGGCTCGCGCAACAGGGCTTCCTGGCGCC is a window of Catalinimonas alkaloidigena DNA encoding:
- a CDS encoding alpha/beta hydrolase, with product MPLLALLLCSQVLLAQSREVRIYPGPAPGSEQWNWKEKQNNRNAIQLMTVFNVVNPTLTVFPADPGVATGASVIICPGGGFHFLAIDNEGNDAARWLAKKGITAFVLKYRTAHIDTDDPFADMMAGLNGPRQAAWHAENEATIPLSIADGRAALAYVRQHAADFGVDPDRVGILGFSAGGTVTAAAAFDYTAANRPAFVAPVYAYMPDSLQGSVGSDTPPLFVVCASDDQLHLAPHSVSLYSKWLAAERPAELHMYAKGGHGFGMNTQHLPSDHWIERFAEWLAQQGFLAPQP